A genomic region of Zalophus californianus isolate mZalCal1 chromosome 1, mZalCal1.pri.v2, whole genome shotgun sequence contains the following coding sequences:
- the LYL1 gene encoding protein lyl-1, producing MCPPQAQAEVGPTMTEKAEMVCAPSPAPALPPKPASPGPPKVKEMGHQGSSPPRLPPGVPVISLGHTRPPGATMATTELSALRPPLLPLSTLGTVPPPLALHYHPHPFLNSLYIGPAGPFGIFPSSRLKRRPSHCELELAEGHQPQKVARRVFTNSRERWRQQNVNGAFAELRKLLPTHPPDRKLSKNEVLRLAMKYIGFLVRLLRDQAAALAAGPAPSGPRKRPAHRGPHDAARRGPCRRAEAVVRSQPAPSAGPDGSPDGAARPIKTERAAVSPEVR from the exons ATGtgcccaccccaggcccaggcaGAGGTGGGCCCCACCATGACTGAGAAGGCCGAAATGGTGTgtgcccccagcccagcacccGCTCTGCCCCCCAAGCCTGCCTCGCCTGGGCCCCCGAAGGTGAAGGAGATGGGCCACCAAGGCTCCTCACCCCCTAGGCTGCCTCCTGGCGTGCCAGTGATCAGCCTGGGCCACACCAGGCCCCCAGGGGCAACCATGGCCACCACGGAGCTGAGCGCCCTGCGGCCCCCGCTGCTACCACTCTCTACCCTGGGAACTGTCCCACCACCCCTGGCCCTGCATTATCACCCTCACCCCTTCCTTAACAG CCTCTACATTGGGCCGGCAGGACCTTTTGGCATCTTCCCTAGCAGCCGGCTAAAGCGGAGACCAAGCCACTGTGAGCTGGAGCTGGCTGAGG GGCACCAGCCCCAGAAGGTGGCCCGGCGCGTGTTCACCAACAGCCGGGAGCGCTGGCGGCAGCAGAACGTGAATGGCGCCTTCGCAGAGCTCAGGAAGTTGCTGCCAACGCACCCGCCCGACCGGAAGCTGAGCAAGAACGAGGTGCTCCGCCTGGCCATGAAATACATTGGCTTCCTGGTGCGGCTGCTGCGCGATCAGGCGGCCGCTCTGGCCGCAGGCCCCGCCCCGTCCGGGCCCCGCAAACGGCCCGCGCACCGGGGCCCCCACGACGCCGCCCGCCGCGGGCCTTGTCGCAGGGCCGAGGCAGTAGTGCGCTCGCAGCCCGCGCCCTCGGCCGGCCCCGACGGCAGCCCCGATGGGGCGGCCCGGCCCATCAAGACGGAACGAGCGGCCGTGAGCCCTGAGGTGCGGTGA